In one window of Deinococcus sonorensis KR-87 DNA:
- a CDS encoding M24 family metallopeptidase, with protein sequence MTLLTPPLEITAEEYRTRRERLCGLLAERSLDAIVVYGPVRVAYLSGFFFSATERPVALLLTAEGEVHLLLPRLELSHVQQQCPELNNIEVYEEYPGGGSGRHPMQVLADLMRRLGLAGRRIGADLDGYEHRWGYRGPALSAVLGQPVQADVALVDDLRSVKSEAEVALMREACRWGDHAHRVMQQMIREGADELAVSHAASQQATRDLLADLGKRYVPKAREGMPANAMFIRGANTAHPHGLHQAGAVTAGDVLVTGAYGVIGGYESELERTMLVGDPDPRFRQYFEAMLAAQQVGFDALRPGRTCAEVESEVQRFIRDELDMANLIRHHTGHAFGLEGHEHPFLDLDDHTVIQPGMVFSIEPGLYVPQLGGFRHSDTLVVTAQGSERLSLYSRALDDLLIPV encoded by the coding sequence ATGACCCTGCTCACCCCCCCTCTGGAGATCACCGCTGAGGAGTACCGGACCCGGCGGGAGCGGCTGTGCGGCCTGCTGGCCGAACGGTCGCTGGACGCCATCGTCGTGTACGGGCCGGTGCGCGTCGCCTACCTGAGCGGGTTTTTCTTCTCGGCCACCGAACGCCCGGTGGCGCTGCTGCTGACCGCCGAGGGCGAGGTGCACCTGCTGCTGCCCAGGCTGGAACTCAGCCACGTTCAGCAGCAATGCCCGGAACTGAACAACATCGAGGTGTACGAGGAATACCCAGGCGGCGGCAGCGGGCGGCACCCGATGCAGGTGCTGGCCGACCTGATGCGGCGGCTGGGCCTGGCCGGCCGGCGAATCGGGGCCGACCTGGACGGTTATGAGCACCGCTGGGGGTACCGGGGCCCGGCCCTGAGTGCGGTGCTGGGCCAGCCGGTCCAGGCGGATGTGGCGCTGGTGGACGACCTGCGGAGCGTCAAGAGCGAGGCGGAGGTGGCGCTGATGCGCGAGGCCTGCCGCTGGGGGGACCACGCCCACCGGGTCATGCAGCAGATGATCCGCGAGGGTGCCGATGAACTGGCGGTGTCGCACGCGGCGAGTCAGCAGGCCACCCGCGACCTGCTGGCCGACCTGGGGAAGCGCTACGTGCCGAAGGCCCGGGAGGGCATGCCGGCCAACGCCATGTTCATCCGGGGCGCCAACACCGCCCACCCGCACGGGCTGCATCAGGCGGGCGCGGTGACGGCCGGAGACGTGCTGGTGACCGGGGCCTACGGGGTGATCGGAGGGTACGAATCGGAACTGGAGCGCACCATGCTGGTGGGCGACCCGGACCCGCGCTTCCGGCAGTACTTCGAGGCGATGCTGGCCGCCCAGCAGGTGGGCTTTGACGCCCTGAGACCAGGGCGCACCTGCGCCGAGGTGGAGAGCGAAGTGCAGCGGTTCATTCGCGACGAACTGGACATGGCGAACCTGATACGCCATCACACCGGCCACGCCTTCGGGCTGGAGGGCCACGAACACCCGTTCCTGGACCTGGACGATCACACAGTCATTCAGCCCGGCATGGTATTTTCCATCGAACCGGGGCTGTACGTGCCGCAGCTGGGCGGCTTTCGTCACTCCGACACGCTGGTGGTGACCGCCCAGGGCAGCGAGCGCCTCAGCCTCTACTCTCGCGCCCTGGACGACCTGCTCATTCCGGTGTAG
- a CDS encoding IclR family transcriptional regulator: MSENVQSVERALDIINTIVAANRSLSVAELSQAMGLAPSTIHRILQTLTVKNYVFQDLQTKRYDIGPEIVDISSALHLRYDLVRRVRPYLQTLVELTGETAHVAQLYGTSAMYLSQVEPLSMVRMFTTPGSIAPLHCSDVGKVFLADLPAARIEEVIRKTGLPARTPHTITQPDALEQELQRVRQDRYALDDEEREMGVRCLSAGILNGAGKVIAAVGVAGPTSRLSRERIPEVSAAVRGMAARCAEELISQPDHAQPVER, encoded by the coding sequence ATGAGCGAGAATGTCCAAAGCGTCGAGCGGGCCCTCGACATCATCAACACCATCGTGGCGGCCAACCGTTCGCTGAGCGTGGCGGAGCTGTCGCAGGCGATGGGGCTGGCCCCCAGCACCATTCACCGCATCCTGCAGACCCTGACCGTCAAGAACTACGTCTTCCAGGACCTGCAGACCAAACGCTACGACATCGGGCCGGAGATCGTGGACATCAGCAGCGCCCTGCACCTGCGCTACGACCTGGTGCGGCGCGTGCGGCCCTACCTGCAGACGCTGGTGGAACTGACCGGCGAGACCGCGCACGTGGCGCAGCTGTACGGCACCTCCGCCATGTACCTGAGCCAGGTGGAGCCGCTGAGCATGGTCCGGATGTTCACCACGCCCGGCAGCATCGCGCCGCTGCACTGCAGCGACGTGGGCAAGGTGTTCCTGGCCGACCTGCCGGCGGCCCGCATCGAGGAGGTGATCCGCAAAACCGGCCTGCCGGCCCGGACGCCCCACACCATCACCCAGCCGGACGCACTGGAACAGGAACTGCAACGGGTACGCCAGGACCGCTACGCGCTGGACGACGAGGAACGCGAGATGGGGGTGCGCTGCCTCTCCGCCGGCATCCTGAACGGGGCCGGCAAGGTCATCGCGGCGGTCGGCGTGGCCGGCCCCACCAGCCGGCTGAGCCGCGAACGCATCCCGGAGGTGAGCGCGGCCGTGCGCGGCATGGCGGCCCGCTGCGCCGAGGAACTGATTTCCCAGCCGGACCACGCGCAGCCGGTCGAGCGCTGA
- a CDS encoding peptide ABC transporter substrate-binding protein: MKYQQRVGHSVRRTSGTVALSLGILLSGMTLAQQRGGTLTVGLGYDIDTLNVYSTGYLGDVQAAVVEGLVAPDQKARYVPVLATRVPTVANGGIKVAADGKSMVVTYQLRPNVKWSDGQPFTSADVKFTWEAVKNPKFIAESKDGTEDISSIETPTPLTVVVNYKRVAPDFASTLFTFGILPKHTLEGKDLNTDVYNQQPLGTGPFKVTEYRKGQYVILDRNPYYWRKDKAGVQLPYLDRMIFKIIPDSNTMVTQLKSGEVQLAYGVPYSQVSQLDNQPGLNVIKNSVLSWQHLDFNLKGPAPLRDLNVRKAFAYAINKATVSKALGGYPTPIDTVVVPVFSYSNKLVPKYPYDPAKAKALLDAAGYKPGPDGIRVKDGQRLSFNIMVQAGRSTDEDAEQVLIASLKAVGVELKPDNKSGVAFRDARYKGGYDLFYSGWITAADPTYSVFFGSKGVNNGQGYSNPAVDALLNTAESSLDPQVRGKALRDFQTLLMQDLPTIPITSNPSMIAVTDKLGGFVPNPTNMTNFVNTSGWYLKK, encoded by the coding sequence ATGAAGTACCAGCAGCGGGTTGGACATTCCGTCAGACGAACGAGCGGCACCGTCGCCCTGAGCCTGGGCATTCTGCTGAGCGGAATGACCCTGGCGCAGCAGCGGGGCGGAACGCTCACGGTGGGCCTGGGATACGACATTGACACCCTGAACGTGTATTCCACCGGCTATCTGGGCGACGTGCAGGCGGCGGTGGTGGAAGGGCTGGTGGCGCCGGACCAGAAGGCCCGCTACGTTCCGGTGCTCGCCACGCGCGTGCCGACGGTGGCGAACGGCGGCATCAAGGTGGCCGCCGACGGCAAGAGCATGGTCGTGACGTACCAGCTGCGCCCGAACGTCAAGTGGTCCGATGGGCAGCCGTTCACCTCCGCCGACGTGAAGTTCACCTGGGAGGCGGTCAAGAACCCCAAGTTCATCGCCGAGTCCAAGGACGGCACCGAGGACATCTCGTCCATTGAGACCCCGACCCCGCTCACGGTGGTGGTGAACTACAAGCGGGTCGCGCCGGACTTCGCCAGCACCCTCTTCACCTTCGGCATCCTGCCCAAGCACACCCTGGAGGGCAAGGACCTCAACACCGACGTTTACAACCAGCAGCCGCTCGGCACCGGCCCCTTCAAGGTCACCGAGTACCGCAAGGGCCAGTACGTGATCCTGGACCGTAACCCCTACTACTGGCGCAAGGACAAGGCGGGCGTGCAGCTGCCGTACCTGGACCGCATGATCTTCAAGATCATTCCCGACAGCAACACCATGGTCACGCAGCTGAAGTCCGGCGAGGTGCAGCTGGCCTACGGCGTGCCGTACTCGCAGGTGTCGCAGCTGGACAACCAGCCGGGCCTCAACGTGATCAAGAATTCGGTGCTGTCGTGGCAGCATCTGGATTTCAACCTGAAGGGGCCGGCCCCGCTGCGCGACCTGAACGTGCGCAAGGCTTTCGCCTACGCCATCAACAAGGCCACCGTCAGCAAGGCGCTGGGCGGCTACCCCACCCCGATCGACACGGTGGTGGTGCCGGTGTTCTCGTACAGCAACAAGCTGGTGCCCAAGTACCCCTACGACCCGGCCAAGGCCAAGGCGCTGCTGGACGCCGCCGGCTACAAGCCCGGCCCGGACGGCATCCGGGTCAAGGACGGTCAGCGGCTGAGCTTCAACATCATGGTGCAGGCAGGCCGCAGCACCGATGAGGACGCCGAGCAGGTGCTGATCGCGTCGCTGAAGGCCGTGGGCGTGGAGCTGAAGCCCGACAACAAGTCCGGCGTGGCGTTCCGCGACGCCCGCTACAAGGGCGGGTACGACCTGTTCTACAGCGGCTGGATCACGGCCGCCGACCCCACCTACAGCGTGTTCTTCGGCAGCAAGGGCGTCAACAACGGCCAGGGCTATTCGAACCCGGCGGTGGACGCGCTGCTGAACACCGCCGAGAGCAGCCTGGACCCGCAGGTGCGCGGCAAGGCGCTGCGCGACTTCCAGACGCTGCTGATGCAGGACCTGCCGACCATTCCGATCACCAGCAACCCGTCCATGATCGCGGTCACCGACAAGCTGGGCGGCTTCGTCCCGAACCCGACCAACATGACCAACTTCGTGAACACCAGCGGCTGGTACCTGAAGAAGTAG
- a CDS encoding ABC transporter permease, which produces MSFSYLLKRLAGMLPLLLGVSLILFGVLHLAPGGPLDVYADNPSVTQEALEQMRRAFGLDKPLPVQYLSWVLAFFQGEWGFSIRTAQPVVQEILERLPATLMLSGTAFLVALLVAIPLGVVSATRRYSGVDYAITLLSFLGISMPVFWLALMLQLLLSVQLRLLPSAGMLTIGDGSLPDLLRHLAMPAFILAFASVAGWSRYMRASMVEVMGQDYVRTARAKGVSSRRVIYAHAFRNALIPVVTVVALDFASVLSGAVITETIFAWPGIGRLFIDSMNGRDYPVLMAILMVGSFALIISNLLADLAYAAIDPRIRYA; this is translated from the coding sequence GTGAGTTTTTCCTATCTGCTCAAGCGTCTGGCCGGCATGCTGCCGCTGCTGCTGGGCGTGTCCCTGATCCTGTTCGGGGTGCTGCACCTCGCGCCCGGCGGGCCGCTGGACGTGTACGCCGACAACCCGTCCGTCACCCAGGAGGCGCTGGAGCAGATGCGCCGCGCCTTCGGCCTCGACAAGCCGCTGCCGGTGCAGTACCTGTCGTGGGTGCTGGCCTTCTTCCAGGGCGAGTGGGGCTTCAGCATCCGCACCGCCCAGCCGGTGGTGCAGGAGATCCTGGAGCGCCTGCCCGCCACCCTGATGCTGAGCGGCACCGCCTTCCTGGTGGCGCTGCTGGTGGCCATCCCGCTCGGCGTGGTGAGCGCCACGCGGCGGTACAGCGGCGTGGATTACGCCATCACGCTGCTGTCGTTTCTGGGCATCAGCATGCCGGTGTTCTGGCTGGCGCTGATGCTGCAGCTGCTGCTGTCGGTGCAGCTGCGCCTGCTGCCCTCGGCGGGCATGCTGACCATCGGGGACGGCTCGCTGCCGGACCTGCTGCGGCACCTGGCGATGCCGGCCTTCATCCTGGCGTTCGCGTCGGTGGCCGGCTGGAGCCGCTACATGCGCGCCAGCATGGTGGAGGTGATGGGGCAGGACTACGTCCGCACCGCGCGCGCCAAGGGGGTGTCGTCGCGGCGCGTCATCTACGCGCACGCCTTTCGCAACGCCCTGATTCCGGTGGTGACGGTGGTGGCGCTGGACTTCGCCTCGGTGCTGTCCGGCGCCGTCATCACCGAGACGATCTTCGCGTGGCCCGGCATCGGGCGGCTCTTCATCGACTCGATGAACGGCCGCGACTACCCGGTGCTGATGGCGATCCTGATGGTCGGCTCGTTCGCGCTGATCATCAGCAACCTGCTGGCCGACCTCGCCTACGCCGCCATTGACCCGAGGATCCGCTATGCATGA
- the opp4C gene encoding oligopeptide ABC transporter permease, which yields MPSPLARRAPSRGYWPTLLRRFLRHRLAVLGLTVLLLLALLAILAPTIAPYTFDGQDLDIIGQPQPPSRAHLMGTDQLGRDAFTRMLYGARISLLVGLFSALLATGLGTLIGALAGYYRGVIDTILMRFTDVVLCIPLLPLVIVLSGILRPSVPLLICIVGGLSWMGTARLVRGQFLSLREREFVEASRALGGRDNRIMFRHILPNAVGPIIVSTTLSVGGAIMLESALSFLGLGVQPPTPTWGNLLNYASQWLTAAPWLALFPGLMILITVLSVNFLGDGLRDAFDPRN from the coding sequence ATGCCCTCTCCGCTCGCGCGCCGGGCCCCCAGCCGCGGCTACTGGCCCACGCTGCTCCGGCGCTTCCTGCGCCACCGCCTGGCAGTCCTCGGGCTGACGGTGCTGCTGCTGCTGGCGCTGCTCGCCATCCTGGCCCCCACCATCGCGCCCTACACCTTCGACGGGCAGGACCTGGACATCATCGGGCAGCCGCAGCCGCCCAGCCGCGCGCACCTGATGGGCACCGATCAGCTGGGCCGCGACGCCTTCACCCGCATGCTGTACGGGGCGCGCATCTCGCTGCTGGTGGGCCTGTTCAGCGCGCTGCTCGCCACCGGCCTGGGCACCCTGATCGGCGCGCTGGCCGGGTACTACCGCGGGGTCATCGACACCATCCTGATGCGCTTCACCGACGTGGTGCTGTGCATTCCGCTGCTGCCGCTGGTGATCGTGCTGTCGGGCATCCTGCGGCCCAGCGTGCCGCTGCTGATCTGCATCGTGGGCGGGCTGAGCTGGATGGGCACCGCCCGGCTGGTGCGCGGCCAGTTCCTGAGCCTGCGCGAGCGCGAGTTCGTGGAAGCGTCGCGCGCCCTGGGCGGCCGCGACAACCGCATCATGTTCCGCCACATCCTGCCGAACGCGGTCGGGCCGATCATCGTGTCCACCACCCTCTCGGTCGGCGGGGCGATCATGCTCGAAAGTGCGCTGAGCTTCCTGGGCCTGGGCGTGCAGCCGCCCACGCCCACCTGGGGCAACCTGCTGAACTACGCCAGCCAGTGGCTGACCGCCGCGCCGTGGCTGGCCCTCTTTCCGGGCCTGATGATCCTGATCACCGTGCTGTCGGTGAATTTCCTGGGCGACGGCCTGAGAGACGCCTTCGACCCGCGCAACTGA
- a CDS encoding ketopantoate reductase family protein, with protein sequence MKITILGAGAIGGLAGAYLSQAGHDVTLVDRWAEHIDKIKQDGLTVDGVRGDLHFTPTALHPHEVQGPLEALLIATKSQHTLDALESMLPHFGPDTFVVSYQNGFNEPDIIARLEAAGLGGRERVMGSIPNYGGALVDPGHIEFVHEGPIQLGEMTGERTPRLLELAAQLSALTEVQLSDNIWGQIWAKEVYSAQVVFSALVNAPIRETLGVERYARVAGAVVREALEIAEANGITVEAFDFFDPANYKPQTPDDTRKLLDNINHAVWLLKKDQKPGAHQFRKQGSGIWWDIVYRNRPSEVRSSNGKLVEYAARVGADARLNAKLCDMIYEIEGGERQLGFHNYDELEAYVTSLGKALP encoded by the coding sequence GTGAAGATCACCATTCTGGGAGCGGGCGCCATCGGCGGCCTCGCTGGAGCCTACCTGTCGCAGGCGGGCCACGACGTGACGCTGGTAGACCGCTGGGCCGAGCACATCGACAAGATCAAGCAGGACGGCCTGACGGTGGACGGGGTGCGGGGTGACCTGCACTTCACGCCAACAGCGCTGCACCCGCACGAGGTGCAGGGGCCGCTGGAAGCCCTGCTGATCGCCACCAAGAGCCAGCACACGCTTGACGCCCTGGAGAGCATGCTGCCGCACTTCGGTCCGGACACCTTCGTGGTGTCGTACCAGAACGGCTTCAACGAGCCGGACATCATCGCGCGGCTGGAGGCAGCGGGCCTGGGCGGGCGCGAGCGGGTGATGGGGAGCATCCCGAACTACGGCGGCGCGCTGGTGGACCCCGGGCACATCGAGTTCGTGCACGAGGGGCCGATTCAGCTGGGTGAGATGACCGGCGAGCGCACGCCGAGGCTGCTGGAGCTGGCGGCTCAGCTCTCGGCGCTGACCGAGGTGCAGCTCTCGGACAACATCTGGGGACAGATCTGGGCCAAGGAGGTCTACAGCGCCCAGGTGGTGTTCAGCGCCCTGGTGAACGCGCCGATCCGCGAGACGCTGGGCGTGGAGCGCTACGCCCGGGTGGCGGGCGCCGTGGTGCGGGAAGCGCTGGAGATCGCGGAGGCGAACGGCATCACGGTGGAGGCCTTCGACTTCTTCGACCCGGCCAACTACAAGCCTCAGACGCCGGACGACACCCGCAAGCTGCTGGACAACATCAACCACGCGGTGTGGCTGCTCAAGAAGGACCAGAAGCCCGGCGCGCACCAGTTCCGCAAGCAGGGCAGCGGCATCTGGTGGGACATCGTGTACCGCAACCGCCCCAGCGAGGTGCGCTCCAGCAACGGCAAGCTCGTGGAGTACGCCGCGCGGGTCGGCGCGGACGCGCGGCTGAACGCCAAGCTCTGCGACATGATCTACGAGATCGAGGGCGGCGAGCGGCAGCTGGGCTTCCACAACTACGACGAGCTGGAAGCCTACGTGACCTCGCTCGGAAAGGCGCTGCCATGA
- a CDS encoding Gfo/Idh/MocA family protein, with product MSGGKTLGVGVIGAHAWAEQAHLPGYHAYDRARLVAICDTVPERAEAMARQFGIQRVYTDAQQLIDDPEVQMVDVCTPTDTHLPLSLAAIRAGKHVISEKPLAHEADDAFMAARLAQAHGVRTKLGFTFRYSPAIRQIKTWIDDGTLGEIFHVHGLEQNSQFLDPLYPLRQVPAGADWESLIPSSIVGYGSHLLDLVRWCAGEYKSVIGSMHNYVPERMVRGYEGMQRIPVEDGTVALAEFASGAQGILQTSYIAVGNYPGVELRVYGSKGAAVARLVEEGGVAETLHFATPEAVEFQKIELPDTAYPPGTTLQTPWPELYYRNLIRHWVDEILDELPGECTFYDGAKSQETVNAIVRSHRERRWVDLPSAVPTR from the coding sequence ATGAGTGGCGGCAAGACCCTGGGCGTCGGAGTGATCGGGGCGCACGCCTGGGCTGAGCAGGCGCACCTGCCCGGCTACCACGCCTACGACCGGGCCCGCCTGGTGGCCATCTGTGACACGGTGCCGGAACGCGCCGAGGCGATGGCGCGGCAGTTCGGCATCCAGCGGGTGTACACCGACGCGCAGCAGCTGATCGACGATCCGGAGGTGCAGATGGTGGACGTCTGCACGCCCACCGACACCCACCTCCCGCTGAGCCTGGCCGCCATCCGCGCCGGCAAGCACGTGATCTCGGAGAAACCGCTGGCCCATGAGGCCGACGACGCCTTCATGGCCGCCCGGCTGGCACAGGCGCATGGAGTGCGCACCAAGCTCGGCTTCACCTTCCGGTACTCGCCGGCCATCCGGCAGATCAAAACCTGGATTGATGACGGCACGCTCGGTGAGATCTTCCACGTGCACGGCCTGGAGCAGAACTCGCAGTTCCTGGACCCGCTGTACCCGCTGCGGCAGGTGCCGGCCGGGGCCGACTGGGAGTCGCTGATTCCTTCGAGCATCGTGGGGTACGGTTCGCACCTGCTGGACCTCGTGCGCTGGTGCGCGGGCGAGTACAAAAGCGTCATCGGGAGCATGCACAACTACGTGCCGGAGCGGATGGTGCGCGGGTATGAGGGCATGCAGCGCATTCCGGTCGAGGACGGCACGGTGGCGCTGGCCGAGTTCGCGAGCGGGGCGCAGGGCATTCTGCAGACCAGCTACATCGCGGTGGGCAACTACCCGGGCGTGGAACTGCGCGTGTACGGCAGCAAGGGCGCGGCGGTGGCGCGGCTGGTGGAGGAGGGCGGGGTGGCCGAAACGCTGCACTTTGCCACCCCCGAGGCGGTGGAGTTTCAGAAGATCGAGCTGCCGGACACCGCCTACCCGCCCGGCACCACCCTGCAGACCCCCTGGCCGGAGCTGTACTACCGCAACCTGATCCGGCACTGGGTGGACGAGATTCTGGATGAACTGCCGGGCGAGTGCACCTTCTACGACGGCGCGAAGAGCCAGGAGACGGTCAACGCCATCGTGCGCTCGCACCGGGAGCGGCGCTGGGTGGACCTGCCCAGCGCGGTGCCGACCCGGTGA
- a CDS encoding DUF885 family protein translates to MSSLNTLVDRLLALHAQLRPVDASFMGLPGHDGQLPPAGPDANRQEQQALSALLDEAEAFSDPLDTPGEQLDLFLLRAWLRVAREEARVRPRQHNPSWYTGEAAFSLISLLLPGERPTDPAAVLSRLQQIPAFLEAGTAQLSGLNLPADWVERARREARALERLLLGGLPLHSAWQEEWRPAAEQAARAVQAYADALQPGDADPACGEAYLGFLMREAHALPMSPAEAETEAEAGFQALLGELEQLAAQLNPDRSWLEQLADLEAQQPALEQVRSTYQDWHQQALERGEGLLTPAADYGLSFETLPAWAQEAAGDLYFLFYRSPPALQPGSGSVYWVFPPGEDTAAYLRGQNIPFIKLVHAVHHGSIGHHTQNTRARQADSRLARLAGTDCASGIAFLGAGTLVEGWACYAEDLLLEAPGFYTPQEQLLLKQFELRNAACCLADIRLHTGRWTLEQMRAFYRDEVGFAPGRIWAETTRNSLYPASRLMYWLGTRTIRALREELRLPPTDFHDQLLSYGSAPVSWIAQDMRRRLTVQGAR, encoded by the coding sequence GTGAGCAGCCTGAACACGCTGGTGGACCGGCTGCTGGCCCTGCACGCTCAGCTGCGCCCGGTGGACGCCAGCTTCATGGGCCTGCCCGGCCACGACGGCCAGTTGCCGCCGGCGGGTCCAGACGCCAACCGGCAGGAACAGCAGGCGCTGAGTGCCCTGCTGGACGAAGCGGAGGCTTTCAGCGATCCGCTGGACACGCCCGGCGAGCAGCTGGACCTCTTCCTGCTGCGCGCGTGGCTGCGGGTGGCCCGGGAAGAGGCGCGGGTGCGCCCCCGGCAGCACAACCCGTCGTGGTACACCGGCGAGGCGGCCTTCTCACTGATCAGCCTGCTGCTGCCGGGTGAGCGGCCCACCGATCCGGCGGCCGTGCTGTCGAGGCTGCAGCAGATCCCCGCCTTTCTGGAGGCCGGAACCGCCCAGCTGAGCGGTCTGAACCTGCCGGCCGACTGGGTGGAGCGGGCGCGGCGCGAGGCGCGGGCGCTGGAGCGGCTGCTGCTCGGTGGCCTGCCGCTGCACTCCGCCTGGCAGGAGGAGTGGCGCCCGGCGGCGGAACAGGCGGCGCGGGCCGTCCAGGCCTACGCGGACGCACTGCAGCCGGGCGACGCAGACCCGGCGTGTGGCGAAGCGTACCTGGGCTTCCTGATGCGCGAGGCGCACGCGCTGCCGATGAGCCCCGCAGAGGCGGAAACGGAGGCAGAGGCCGGCTTCCAGGCACTGCTGGGCGAGCTGGAACAGCTGGCCGCTCAGCTGAACCCGGACCGCAGCTGGCTTGAGCAGCTGGCCGACCTGGAAGCGCAGCAGCCGGCGCTGGAGCAGGTGCGCTCCACCTACCAGGACTGGCACCAGCAGGCGCTGGAACGCGGCGAGGGGCTGCTGACGCCAGCCGCAGACTACGGCCTGTCGTTCGAGACGCTGCCCGCCTGGGCGCAGGAAGCCGCCGGAGACCTGTACTTCCTGTTCTACCGCTCGCCCCCCGCCCTGCAGCCGGGCAGCGGCAGCGTGTACTGGGTGTTCCCGCCCGGCGAGGACACGGCCGCCTATCTGCGCGGCCAGAACATTCCCTTCATCAAGCTGGTGCACGCGGTCCACCACGGCAGCATCGGCCATCACACCCAGAACACCCGCGCCCGCCAGGCCGATTCCCGGCTGGCGCGGCTGGCCGGCACCGACTGCGCCAGCGGCATCGCCTTTCTGGGCGCGGGCACGCTGGTGGAAGGCTGGGCCTGCTACGCCGAGGACCTGCTGCTGGAAGCCCCCGGCTTCTACACCCCGCAGGAGCAGCTGCTGCTCAAGCAGTTCGAGCTGCGCAACGCCGCCTGCTGCCTGGCGGACATCCGCCTGCACACCGGCCGCTGGACCCTGGAGCAGATGCGCGCGTTCTACCGCGACGAGGTGGGCTTCGCGCCGGGCCGCATCTGGGCCGAGACCACCCGCAACAGCCTCTACCCGGCCAGCCGCCTGATGTACTGGCTGGGCACCCGCACCATCCGGGCGCTGCGCGAGGAACTGCGGCTGCCCCCCACCGACTTTCACGATCAGCTGCTGTCCTACGGCAGCGCCCCGGTCAGCTGGATCGCGCAGGACATGCGCCGCCGCCTGACCGTCCAAGGAGCACGATGA
- a CDS encoding RraA family protein yields the protein MTLSAEQKSDLRARFLKVDTANVADVLDELGHPDYGLASSFWPIRESQNKLAGWAYTIRGQMTPYPGTGDPAKMQAVAGLEDGQISVWSGGGASGVCFFGELIARGMQHRGCAGALIDGGIRDIEWIAQMNFPVFTQYRSPVQSIGRWQVNAWQVPVYLPGATAERVMVRPDDFILADFDGAIVIPLELVEPVLERAEALTVKEVAIREDLDRGMSLPDVLAKYGHV from the coding sequence ATGACCCTGAGTGCCGAGCAGAAATCCGACCTGAGAGCCCGCTTCCTGAAGGTGGACACCGCCAACGTTGCCGACGTGCTGGACGAGCTGGGCCACCCGGACTACGGGCTGGCGAGCAGCTTCTGGCCGATCCGCGAGAGCCAGAACAAGCTGGCCGGCTGGGCCTACACCATCCGCGGCCAGATGACCCCCTACCCCGGCACCGGCGACCCGGCCAAGATGCAGGCGGTGGCGGGACTGGAAGACGGCCAGATCAGCGTGTGGAGCGGGGGCGGCGCGTCGGGCGTGTGCTTCTTCGGCGAGCTGATCGCGCGCGGCATGCAGCACCGCGGCTGCGCGGGCGCCCTGATCGACGGTGGCATCCGCGACATCGAGTGGATCGCGCAGATGAACTTTCCGGTGTTCACGCAGTACCGCTCGCCGGTCCAGTCCATCGGTCGCTGGCAGGTGAACGCGTGGCAGGTGCCGGTGTACCTGCCGGGCGCCACAGCGGAGCGCGTGATGGTCCGGCCGGACGATTTCATCCTGGCGGACTTCGACGGGGCCATCGTGATTCCGCTGGAACTGGTGGAGCCGGTGCTGGAGCGGGCGGAAGCACTGACCGTGAAGGAAGTGGCGATCCGCGAGGACCTGGACCGGGGCATGAGCCTGCCGGACGTGCTGGCCAAGTACGGGCACGTCTGA
- a CDS encoding SDR family oxidoreductase: protein MDLQLNGKTALVTAASAGLGYATAAALSAEGARVALCSRDLTRAQDAAARIQASSGHEVLAFQADVASEDDLTRLFGEVAAAFGSLDILVCNAGGPPPGNFSALGEVQWATAFQLTLMSVVRSVRLAVPLMQAGGGGRILTILSSSVRKPIDNLTLSNTFRPAVHGLCKSLSTELAPLNIQVNGLAPGRIETERINQLDDAQAEKRGLSRAEVRAASERQIPMGRLGQPQEFGQVAAFLCSPVASYVNGSVLLVDGGAVTSL from the coding sequence ATGGACCTGCAGCTGAACGGAAAGACCGCCCTGGTCACGGCCGCGAGCGCCGGGCTCGGCTACGCCACCGCCGCTGCCCTGTCGGCCGAGGGCGCACGGGTGGCACTCTGCTCGCGCGATCTGACCCGGGCGCAGGACGCGGCGGCGCGCATCCAGGCCAGCAGCGGCCACGAGGTGCTGGCCTTTCAGGCGGACGTGGCGAGTGAGGACGACCTGACGCGCCTGTTCGGCGAGGTCGCGGCCGCCTTCGGCTCACTGGACATTCTGGTGTGCAATGCGGGCGGGCCGCCGCCGGGCAACTTCAGCGCGCTGGGCGAGGTGCAGTGGGCCACCGCCTTCCAGCTGACCCTGATGAGCGTGGTCCGCAGCGTGCGGCTGGCGGTGCCATTGATGCAGGCGGGCGGCGGCGGACGCATCCTGACCATTCTGAGCAGCAGCGTGCGCAAGCCGATTGACAACCTGACGCTGTCCAACACCTTCCGGCCCGCCGTGCACGGCCTGTGCAAGAGCCTCTCCACCGAGCTGGCCCCGCTCAACATCCAGGTGAACGGGCTGGCGCCGGGCCGCATCGAGACCGAGCGCATCAACCAGCTGGACGATGCTCAGGCCGAGAAGCGAGGGCTCAGCCGTGCCGAGGTGCGGGCCGCCTCCGAGCGGCAGATTCCGATGGGCCGCCTGGGCCAGCCGCAGGAGTTCGGACAGGTCGCGGCCTTCCTGTGCTCCCCGGTGGCGAGCTACGTGAACGGCAGCGTGCTGCTGGTGGACGGCGGGGCGGTGACCAGCCTGTGA